In one Arthrobacter jinronghuae genomic region, the following are encoded:
- a CDS encoding DUF6993 domain-containing protein — protein MNPRRRARPTLPAVGLAAGFLALAVGLSGCGWQGETSEEPPSAGEAAPGSATPGSAPADTPAPHAALTEALESELGKLADSDSLPDGEAVGAAFTAAGFTPGTVEVSADTTPTGLEVDSIQAAAVQDGDCIFGEVRDGSAYVTVLPVLSDGGCFVGN, from the coding sequence ATGAACCCCCGCCGCAGAGCCCGACCCACCCTTCCCGCCGTTGGCCTGGCGGCCGGGTTCCTGGCGCTCGCGGTCGGGCTTTCCGGCTGCGGATGGCAGGGGGAAACCAGCGAGGAACCCCCGTCGGCGGGAGAGGCCGCGCCTGGATCGGCCACGCCTGGATCGGCACCGGCGGACACCCCCGCGCCCCATGCCGCATTGACCGAAGCACTGGAATCCGAGTTGGGGAAGCTGGCTGATTCGGATTCGCTGCCGGACGGGGAAGCGGTGGGTGCGGCGTTTACCGCGGCGGGCTTTACGCCGGGAACGGTGGAAGTCTCGGCGGACACCACACCCACCGGCCTGGAAGTTGACTCGATCCAGGCTGCAGCTGTGCAGGACGGGGATTGCATTTTCGGTGAGGTCCGGGACGGCTCGGCCTACGTTACGGTGCTGCCGGTGTTGTCCGACGGCGGATGCTTCGTCGGCAACTGA
- the ettA gene encoding energy-dependent translational throttle protein EttA, whose protein sequence is MAEFIYTMTKARKAVGDKVILDDVSMSFYPGAKIGVVGPNGAGKSTILKIMAGLDTPSNGEARLSAGYTVGILLQEPPLNEEKTVLGNVQEGVGEIYGKIQRFNEISEEMSQPDADFDSLLEEMGKLQEAIDAADAWDIDSQLEQAMDALRCPPPEADVTLLSGGERRRVALCKLLLQKPDLLLLDEPTNHLDAESVLWLEQHLSAYHGAVLAVTHDRYFLDHVAQWIAEVDRGHLYPYEGNYSTYLEKKRARLEVQGKKDQKLAKRLTDELDWVRSNAKGRQTKSKARLARYEEMAAEADRTRKLDFEEIQIPPGPRLGSLVLEAKGLQKGFGDRQLIDGLSFSLPRNGIVGVIGPNGVGKSTLFKTIVGLEELDGGELKIGDSVKISYVDQSRGGIDPEKSLWEVVSEGHDWIQVGQVEMPSRAYVSAFGFKGPDQQKKAGVLSGGERNRLNLAMTLKQGGNLLLLDEPTNDLDVETLSSLENALLEFPGCAVVVSHDRWFLDRVATHILAFEGTEENPANWYWFEGNFESYEQNKIERLGPDAAKPHRVTHRRLTRD, encoded by the coding sequence ATGGCGGAATTTATCTACACGATGACCAAGGCCCGCAAGGCCGTTGGCGACAAAGTTATCCTCGACGACGTAAGCATGTCCTTCTACCCCGGTGCCAAGATCGGCGTGGTGGGTCCCAACGGTGCGGGTAAGTCCACCATCCTCAAGATCATGGCTGGACTGGACACCCCCTCGAACGGTGAGGCCCGGCTCAGCGCCGGCTACACGGTGGGCATCCTGCTTCAGGAGCCGCCGCTGAATGAGGAAAAGACCGTACTCGGCAACGTCCAGGAGGGCGTCGGCGAGATTTACGGCAAGATCCAGCGGTTCAACGAAATTTCCGAAGAGATGTCACAGCCCGACGCGGACTTCGACAGCCTGCTTGAGGAAATGGGCAAGCTACAGGAAGCCATCGACGCCGCCGATGCCTGGGACATTGATTCCCAGCTCGAGCAGGCCATGGACGCCCTGCGCTGCCCGCCGCCCGAAGCGGATGTCACCCTCCTCTCCGGCGGTGAGCGCCGCCGCGTGGCGCTCTGCAAGCTGCTGCTGCAGAAGCCGGACCTGCTGCTCCTCGATGAGCCCACCAACCACCTGGACGCCGAGAGTGTGCTCTGGCTTGAGCAGCACCTCTCCGCCTACCACGGCGCCGTCCTGGCCGTGACCCACGACCGGTACTTCCTGGACCACGTGGCCCAGTGGATCGCCGAAGTGGACCGCGGACACCTGTACCCGTACGAGGGCAACTACTCCACGTACCTGGAAAAGAAGCGCGCACGCCTGGAAGTCCAGGGCAAAAAGGACCAGAAGCTGGCCAAGCGCCTCACCGATGAGCTGGACTGGGTCCGCTCAAACGCGAAGGGCCGCCAGACAAAGTCCAAGGCCCGCCTGGCCCGCTACGAGGAAATGGCAGCCGAAGCGGACCGCACCCGCAAGCTGGACTTCGAAGAAATCCAGATCCCGCCGGGACCGCGCCTGGGCTCCCTCGTCCTGGAAGCCAAGGGCCTGCAGAAGGGCTTCGGCGACCGGCAGCTGATCGACGGACTGTCCTTCTCCCTGCCGCGCAACGGCATCGTCGGCGTCATCGGCCCGAACGGCGTGGGTAAGTCCACCCTGTTCAAGACCATCGTCGGCCTGGAAGAGCTCGACGGCGGTGAGCTGAAGATCGGTGACTCCGTGAAGATTTCCTACGTGGACCAGTCCCGCGGCGGCATCGATCCGGAGAAGAGCCTGTGGGAGGTCGTTTCCGAGGGACACGACTGGATCCAGGTGGGCCAGGTGGAAATGCCGTCCCGCGCCTACGTCTCCGCTTTCGGATTCAAGGGTCCGGACCAGCAGAAGAAGGCCGGGGTGCTTTCCGGTGGTGAGCGCAACCGCCTGAACCTGGCCATGACCCTGAAGCAGGGCGGAAACCTGCTCCTGCTCGATGAGCCCACTAACGACCTGGACGTCGAAACCCTGTCCAGCCTCGAAAACGCGCTGCTGGAATTCCCCGGCTGCGCCGTGGTGGTCTCCCACGACCGGTGGTTCCTGGACCGCGTGGCCACCCACATCCTCGCCTTCGAAGGCACGGAGGAAAACCCCGCGAACTGGTACTGGTTCGAGGGTAACTTCGAGTCTTACGAGCAGAACAAGATCGAACGCCTCGGCCCGGATGCAGCCAAGCCGCACCGTGTGACGCACCGCCGCCTGACGCGCGACTAA
- a CDS encoding alpha/beta hydrolase, translating to MSTCCALWPPGAASPRNRPSIRSRWSVAAYLIGMTVNEAPLFPLLLGVAATAFAIGEGDVSAPLGTAAVGGMAIVAAGLVWVAVRAVRNRGVAAAALDACLGGGWRAALGREAPAVAGRGAVVAGLFLPFRRRRRDVQRISGLRYGELGRENTLDLYLPRRRPAQGPVFVHFHGGRFVSGAKNRESLYLLHRLASHGWTCVSANYRLAPAARFPDYVVDAKRVLFWVKTHGAAYGAGTGPVVVAGNSAGAFLAAFTALTPGRAELQPGFEDADTTVAAAVCLYGYYGRVQGTNPDSTPAAYANPSAPPFLLLHGDRDSVVSVDHGRDFARTLAGISRQPVVWCRLPGAQHSFDYFASVRARFAAEAIEGFADWAQARNVQDKGSRN from the coding sequence GTGAGTACCTGCTGCGCGCTCTGGCCGCCCGGCGCCGCCAGTCCGCGTAACCGGCCCTCCATCCGGTCCCGTTGGTCCGTCGCGGCCTACCTCATCGGCATGACCGTCAACGAGGCTCCGCTGTTTCCGCTGCTGCTTGGCGTGGCTGCAACTGCCTTCGCCATTGGAGAAGGGGACGTTTCCGCGCCGCTGGGAACGGCGGCCGTGGGAGGCATGGCAATTGTTGCCGCCGGGCTCGTGTGGGTGGCAGTGCGCGCGGTCCGGAACCGTGGCGTTGCGGCCGCGGCCCTGGATGCCTGCCTCGGTGGCGGCTGGCGCGCCGCCCTGGGAAGGGAGGCTCCCGCCGTGGCCGGACGCGGCGCCGTCGTTGCCGGGCTTTTCCTGCCCTTCCGGCGCCGCCGCCGGGATGTGCAGCGGATCAGCGGACTTCGGTACGGAGAGTTGGGCCGGGAAAACACCCTTGACCTGTATCTGCCGCGGCGGAGACCGGCCCAGGGCCCCGTGTTTGTGCACTTTCACGGCGGACGGTTCGTCTCCGGGGCCAAGAACCGGGAATCGTTGTATCTGCTGCACCGGCTGGCGTCCCACGGGTGGACCTGCGTTAGCGCCAATTACCGTTTGGCTCCGGCTGCGCGGTTTCCGGACTACGTGGTGGATGCCAAGCGGGTCCTCTTCTGGGTCAAGACGCACGGCGCCGCCTATGGTGCAGGTACGGGACCCGTGGTCGTGGCGGGAAACTCGGCCGGTGCCTTCCTGGCCGCGTTCACCGCGCTGACGCCCGGCCGGGCGGAGCTGCAGCCCGGCTTCGAGGATGCCGATACCACGGTGGCAGCGGCCGTCTGTCTTTACGGCTATTACGGCAGGGTGCAGGGCACCAACCCGGACAGCACACCGGCAGCCTATGCCAACCCCTCAGCCCCGCCCTTCCTGCTCCTTCACGGTGACAGGGACAGCGTTGTGTCCGTTGACCACGGACGGGACTTTGCGCGGACCCTTGCCGGGATCTCCCGGCAGCCGGTGGTCTGGTGCAGACTGCCCGGTGCCCAGCATTCCTTTGACTACTTTGCGTCTGTACGGGCCCGCTTCGCGGCCGAGGCCATCGAAGGCTTCGCTGACTGGGCCCAGGCAAGGAACGTGCAGGACAAAGGGTCGAGGAACTGA
- a CDS encoding single-stranded DNA-binding protein, which produces MSDTITLRGYVATDLRQNTTDNGLAVASFRMCTTERRYDRDTGGWQDGQTNWYAVSLFRQLATNAAFSVHKGDRVVVTGRLRLRQWVTEDGRSGTSADIDADTVGHDLMWGTASFRRTTSAGSDASPGGVDGGIDGGPRADDAAGPGSHGDPDSVESLGRIDPLTGELLDAVAGDSLTEEDEQAETTEAAREGVAAPY; this is translated from the coding sequence ATGAGTGACACCATTACGCTCCGGGGCTACGTTGCCACCGACCTCCGTCAGAACACCACTGACAACGGACTCGCGGTGGCGAGCTTTCGCATGTGCACCACGGAGCGGCGGTATGACCGGGACACCGGGGGATGGCAGGACGGACAGACAAACTGGTACGCCGTCAGCCTGTTCCGCCAGTTGGCCACCAACGCGGCGTTCAGCGTCCACAAGGGGGACCGGGTAGTCGTGACCGGCCGGCTGCGCCTGCGACAGTGGGTCACGGAGGACGGACGCAGCGGCACTAGCGCCGACATCGACGCCGACACGGTGGGCCATGACCTGATGTGGGGGACCGCCAGCTTCCGCCGCACCACGTCCGCCGGCAGCGACGCATCCCCGGGCGGGGTCGACGGCGGGATCGACGGCGGCCCAAGGGCGGACGACGCCGCCGGGCCCGGGTCCCACGGGGATCCGGATTCCGTGGAGTCCCTGGGCCGGATCGACCCGTTGACCGGCGAGCTTCTTGATGCTGTCGCCGGGGACAGCCTGACGGAAGAGGATGAACAGGCGGAGACCACGGAGGCTGCCCGTGAAGGAGTAGCCGCGCCGTATTGA
- a CDS encoding DUF4397 domain-containing protein has protein sequence MRKTATALATLGLGAAAAFSAVPASAADSDTAKLSVLHGVPDTPVDVYVNGTLTLDDFMPGDLAGPLELPGGNYQLAITAADAADASAPIIGPVSADLAAGGNYTATANLDASGKPTANLFTNDTSAVEAGKSRLTVRHVAAAPAVDVLAGGTPVIEGLTNPNEKALTVDAGTVSASVAAAGTTTPVIGPADLALAEGTNTIVYAWGSLEAGNLALATQTIEGLHSAPHAVPGALEQVTQSGDDQALTAAAAAGGVALLALGAVLLRRRSTVSDS, from the coding sequence ATGCGCAAGACCGCTACCGCTCTCGCGACCCTCGGACTGGGTGCCGCCGCAGCCTTCTCGGCTGTACCGGCATCCGCTGCTGATTCCGACACGGCAAAACTGTCGGTGCTGCACGGCGTCCCGGACACTCCCGTTGATGTCTACGTCAACGGCACGCTTACCCTGGATGACTTCATGCCCGGCGATCTTGCCGGGCCGCTGGAGCTGCCGGGCGGCAACTACCAGCTGGCCATCACGGCCGCCGACGCCGCCGATGCCTCCGCCCCGATCATTGGCCCGGTCTCGGCAGACCTGGCAGCTGGAGGCAACTACACGGCCACCGCCAACCTGGATGCCTCGGGCAAACCGACGGCAAACCTGTTCACCAATGACACGTCCGCCGTCGAGGCAGGCAAGTCACGCCTGACCGTCCGCCACGTGGCCGCCGCGCCTGCCGTGGACGTCCTGGCCGGCGGCACGCCGGTGATCGAGGGCCTGACCAATCCCAATGAGAAAGCGCTGACCGTGGATGCCGGAACGGTCTCCGCTTCGGTTGCTGCAGCCGGCACCACCACTCCGGTGATCGGTCCGGCGGATCTGGCCCTGGCCGAAGGTACGAACACGATTGTCTATGCGTGGGGTTCGCTCGAAGCAGGGAACCTGGCCCTCGCCACCCAGACCATCGAGGGGCTGCACTCCGCCCCGCACGCGGTTCCGGGCGCACTCGAGCAGGTTACCCAGTCCGGGGATGACCAGGCCCTGACCGCGGCTGCCGCTGCCGGCGGCGTCGCGCTGCTCGCCTTGGGTGCCGTCCTGCTGCGCCGCCGTTCCACGGTCAGCGACAGCTAA
- a CDS encoding class F sortase, with product MPVVPLQRFAAAACLSAAILAGSAACSGAPEAVSPAQSVSAAPAPTSTAAPAPTSTAAPAPASTGAPTVPATDIPVRPAVPTPAEAVPEPVRVSVEGTGIELEVIPVGQEANGAMTLPDNHYQAGWYRYGPAPGSSRGAAVLAAHVDSRTEELPIAELDDVPAGTPVTVTRSDGTVVKYTSEKVQNIPKASLDEFNLFDRDGAPRLELVTCGGRWLDSVGDYEDNVVLTAVPVP from the coding sequence ATGCCCGTTGTCCCCCTGCAGCGATTCGCTGCAGCGGCTTGCCTCTCCGCCGCGATCCTTGCCGGTTCCGCCGCGTGCAGCGGTGCCCCCGAGGCCGTTTCCCCGGCCCAATCGGTTTCCGCCGCACCCGCACCGACGTCGACGGCGGCACCCGCACCGACGTCGACGGCGGCACCCGCCCCGGCGTCGACAGGGGCACCAACCGTCCCCGCCACTGACATACCCGTGCGGCCGGCCGTACCTACCCCGGCGGAAGCCGTTCCCGAGCCCGTGCGGGTGAGCGTGGAGGGAACCGGCATCGAGCTGGAGGTGATCCCGGTGGGGCAGGAAGCGAACGGCGCCATGACGCTGCCGGACAACCATTACCAGGCCGGCTGGTACCGCTACGGACCGGCACCCGGATCCTCCCGCGGAGCAGCGGTGCTGGCCGCCCACGTGGACTCACGCACCGAGGAACTTCCCATCGCGGAGTTGGACGATGTCCCTGCCGGCACCCCCGTGACCGTGACCCGCAGCGACGGAACCGTCGTGAAGTACACCTCCGAAAAGGTACAGAACATTCCCAAGGCCTCACTCGACGAATTTAATCTCTTCGACCGTGACGGTGCGCCGCGGCTGGAACTGGTAACGTGCGGCGGTAGATGGCTGGACTCGGTAGGTGACTATGAAGACAACGTTGTGCTCACCGCCGTACCCGTACCATAG